From one Triticum urartu cultivar G1812 chromosome 3, Tu2.1, whole genome shotgun sequence genomic stretch:
- the LOC125547303 gene encoding GDSL esterase/lipase At5g03600-like, whose translation MNGSWCGNRCADTYTVELEEEQGKERYDVKKFRFTALPANYTVYNSWLELDTTVIELFFKTNSPHFQTSNRQIRRRRIKKPSSATFFVFGDDFADNRNLPLTDPVTEMSRQWAYPYGSNYVDADGFPRPNTPSSRFSNYKIQSDFIATMLGLEEAPPAHARTAEKTCDLSGMTFATGGAMVLDSTSHEFPTFTKQVDIFRKMVKDGTITEKQLTHSVALVAFSGNDYASTGVIGLSSPSDINAYIGKVTKEMAANVEQLLKLGVTKVLVNNLHPVSCTPSQTRTNNYTTCDIFENLGVSIHNNNLKQVMTAKKNVHIADLYTTFINIVDNVPGKGSDLTKQFKRKLSPCCESLDSKGYCGQQGELSRELLYTVCDKSNKFFYWDDMHPMHVGWEAAMKQLEKPLRVFLDQD comes from the exons ATGAACGGCAGTTGGTGTGGCAATCGATGTGCCGACACGTACACTGTGGAGCTGGAGGAGGAGCAGG GAAAAGAAAGATACGATGTGAAAAAATTTAGGTTCACAGCCCTACCAGCAAATTATACTGTATATAACAGTTGGCTCGAGCTCGACACAACTGTGATTGAACTGTTCTTCAAGACAAATTCTCCCCACTTTCAGACATCAAATAGACAG atacggcggagacgtatcaagaagcCGTCGAGCGCCACCTTCTTTGTCTTCGGGGATGACTTCGCTGACAACAGGAACCTCCCTCTGACCGACCCCGTCACCGAGATGTCACGGCAATGGGCTTACCCCTACGGCTCCAACTACGTCGATGCCGATGGGTTTCCGCGGCCGAATACCCCGTCAAGCCGCTTCTCAAACTACAAGATCCAGTCGGATTTCATCG CAACAATGTTGGGGTTGGAGGAAGCCCCTCCAGCACATGCCCGTACAGCGGAGAAAACATGCGACCTGTCCGGCATGACTTTTGCTACGGGTGGTGCAATGGTGTTGGATAGTACATCACATGAGTTTCCCACCTTTACCAAGCAAGTTGATATTTTCAGGAAGATGGTCAAGGACGGGACCATCACGGAGAAACAATTGACTCACTCTGTAGCGCTCGTGGCCTTCTCCGGCAATGATTATGCAAGCACCGGCGTCATTGGACTAAGTAGCCCCAGCGAT ATTAATGCTTATATTGGGAAAGTGACAAAAGAGATGGCTGCTAATGTGGAGCAATTGTTGAAGCTCGGGGTGACAAAGGTTCTTGTCAACAACTTACATCCTGTCAGTTGCACACCATCACAAACCCGAACTAACAACTACACCACGTGCGATATTTTTGAAAACTTGGGTGTTTCCATCCATAACAATAACTTGAAACAAGTTATGACAGCAAAGAAGAATGTCCACATCGCCGATCTGTACACCACATTCATTAATATTGTGGATAATGTGCCAG GTAAAGGCTCAGACCTAACAAAGCAATTCAAGCGCAAACTATCGCCGTGTTGCGAGAGTTTAGATTCGAAGGGTTACTGTGGACAGCAAGGCGAGTTGTCCAGAGAGCTTCTTTACACCGTGTGCGACAAGTCCAATAAATTTTTCTATTGGGACGACATGCACCCGATGCACGTGGGATGGGAGGCTGCCATGAAACAATTGGAAAAGCCCTTGAGGGTGTTTTTAGATCAAGACTAG